In a genomic window of Branchiostoma lanceolatum isolate klBraLanc5 chromosome 12, klBraLanc5.hap2, whole genome shotgun sequence:
- the LOC136445617 gene encoding uracil-DNA glycosylase-like, translated as MASSSSPSTPNYSRTTARHLATFLVHTPAMPPRKRKSAVESTSRAKIPKKNDPKGKGKTGGASSGGSSKGKGKTGRASSGGSLDLLSFLKDDTWRDKLKEEFEKDYFKGIEESLSADYAKGEEIFPPKDLIFNAFNLTPLDKVKVVLLGQDPYHDVDQAHGLSFSVRPGVKIPPSLRNIYKELSCDISGFTAPDHGCLEKWAEEGVLLLNATLTVQAHKPNSHAKIGWQKFTDAAITAVSDHAQGVVFLLWGGFAQKKEKLVDTAKHRVVKTAHPSPLSVSKFKGCKCFSNVNSALKELGKEEVDWSL; from the exons ATGGCTAGCAGCAGCAGCCCCAGCACACCTAACTACAGCAGGACAACAGCCAGACATCTTGCAACGTTCTtg GTTCACACGCCAGCCATGCCTCCCAGGAAGAGAAAATCCGCTGTGGAATCAACTTCAAGGGCTAAAATACCGAAGAAGAATGACCCAAAGGGAAAAG GAAAAACAGGTGGAGCATCTTCTGGTGGTTCCTCGAAAGGAAAAG GAAAAACAGGCAGAGCATCTTCTGGCGGTTCCTTGGATCTGTTGTCGTTTCTTAAAGATGACACATGGAGGGACAAACTGAAGGAAGAATTCGAGAAGGATTACTTTAAGGGTATTGAGGAGTCCTTGTCGGCTGACTACGCAAAAGGAGAGGAAATTTTTCCACCGAAGGATCTAATTTTCAATGCATTCAATCTAACCCCACTAGACAAG GTTAAGGTTGTTCTCCTTGGACAAGACCCTTATCATGATGTTGACCAG GCACACGGACTGTCCTTCTCAGTGCGCCCTGGTGTGAAGATCCCCCCGTCCCTGAGAAACATCTACAAGGAGCTGAGTTGTGACATTTCTGGCTTCACCGCTCCGGATCACGGCTGTCTGGAGAAGTGGGCTGAGGAAGGAGTCTTACTTCTGAACGCTACTCTTACTGTACA GGCCCACAAGCCAAACTCCCACGCCAAGATCGGCTGGCAGAAGTTCACCGACGCTGCCATCACGGCCGTGAGTGACCACGCCCAGGGGGTGGTGTTCCTCCTGTGGGGGGGCTTCGCTCAGAAGAAGGAGAAACTCGTGGACACGGCCAAACACCGCGTGGTCAAGACTGCCCACCCCTCTCCACTGTCAGTGAGCAAGTTCAAGGGCTGTAAATGCTTTTCCAACGTTAACTCTGCCTTGAAGGAACTTGGAAAAGAAGAAGTAGATTGGTCCTTGTGA
- the LOC136445618 gene encoding bifunctional 3'-5' exonuclease/ATP-dependent helicase WRN-like, whose product MAEADEQVDRGGCGDCGKTQKPKRRLPEWMKDIVLEKDHTKTKRKRGGPQKGQPPLVPNLPVLKFTGSVVYCYQTGDCSFMCEDIMSNSTDERSCVLGFDIEWPVTYTAGKEEKTALLQLCPSHNKCYLFHLSCMAGFPGGLKKLLETESIKKVGVGIQGDVWKLLRDFDIQMKGSVDLSNLANQNTGSAEIWSLDNLCKHVLKQRLDKDPGVRKSDWRQYPLTATQQQYAAADAYAGLLLYNKLTQTTGDKDTKNDAST is encoded by the exons atggcggaagcAGACGAACAAGTTGACAGGGGCGGCTGTGGGGACTGTGGAAAGACTCAAAAACCGAAGAGAAGGTTGCCAGAATGGATGAAAGACATCGTTTTAGAAAAG GATCATACCAAAACAAAGAGAAAACGGGGAGGGCCACAGAAAGGTCAACCACCACTTGTTCCGAACCTCCCAGTCCTGAAGTTCACTGGTAGTGTGGTGTACTGTTACCAGACAGGCGACTGTTCGTTCATGTGTGAAGACATCAT GAGTAACTCAACAGATGAGCGCAGCTGTGTTCTGGGGTTTGATATAGAGTGGCCAGTGACATATACAGCAGGGAAAGAAGAGAAGACAGCGCTGCTCCAACTTTGTCCCTCTCACAACAAGTGTTATCTCTTCCACCTGTCTTGTATGGCTG GCTTTCCTGGTGGACTGAAGAAACTTCTTGAGACTGAATCAATCAAAAAAGTTGGAGTTGGCATCCAGGG GGATGTATGGAAACTGCTGCGAGACTTTGACATACAGATGAAGGGGTCTGTGGACCTCTCCAACCTGGCCAATCAGAACACTGGGAGTGCAGAAATCTGGAGCCTGGACAACCTCTGCAAACATGTG TTGAAGCAACGACTGGACAAGGACCCCGGAGTCAGGAAGAGTGACTGGAGACAGTACCCCCTCACCGCTACACAACAACAGTACGCAGCAGCTGATGCTTAT gCTGGTCTTCTTCTGTATAACAAGTTGACACAGACAACAGGTGACAAAGACACAAAGAATGATGCATCTACATAA